A DNA window from Actinokineospora baliensis contains the following coding sequences:
- a CDS encoding SDR family NAD(P)-dependent oxidoreductase — protein MTRTGRIAETYEKSFPAHEPLIAQHRSGGTGLLPAAVQLEMAVLAVAKRAAFTPVELTGVAFRRPVAVPDGGRADLRLEVVSGPTTGFELVTAEGAVVSSGSGRVVAAGDQVRAWAVACPTSVDPAGIYAGWAAAGLEYGPLFRTMSALAVGDGTAEAVLRTEMTSAPWYAHPLLVDGVFQVASRAIQGSSPLPVLPIGVDRVVLHGQLSGAVTEVSVRVRRMSVEGAYSVADALVLDASGVVLAEFSGIRMRALPGRENPLITRIAWEPTGAPSPRGRASGTWVAADPGVAAALRAEGAKVVGSLEETPDKVEGVVVVLGDELRDAVHGTVALLKALGSRQRQGRLFVVTENGQAVLDSDRPVPAKAAAWGLLRSAAIEYPGLRPRLIDVDAASVGSLVGELGDGPVEIAYRAGVRYAPQRVTASLTTDRPGVRSGGRYLILGGHGGLGVVVAQRFAAAGASVIALVSRSGRANPAAIAAIEAHGCRVVSYAADVAVPGALTEMVAAFRRDHGDLHGVVHAAGTLSDGLIRSITEDDLDRVLRPKVDGATALGAALDGLDLDFVALFASVSGTFGNLGQGGYAAANAYLDAVAHSAGAPWVAIDWGLWGETGMGVAVADQLRARGVRPLGTEEALRALLDTLRADVRQVVIAHRDTSDPSFVAGTPVEAAATEGNEDQVLAALSEFVADWLGLPELDPSAALTDHGMSSIMSVDLAEELTRRWGKAVPATLFLEYPDLRSVAKALAERHGVTPPGAATEPEPAPVAAVVERPGSRAGGPIVVAVSADLPDARTLDTFADTRGTTGPRAKAHAPGATAPHGITPPSTPAEPKPTPAVAADRHESSLAGAIAVVAVSADLPGAHTLDEFWAMLRAGDHAFTEVPGQRWSIDEHHRPRSPGMEGTYCRIGAFLSDVDRLEPAFFGISVRESEELDPQQKLLLEHAWSVLDEGGMAGRRDIGVFVGATYTHFRDARGLEQVGPHTALGSMNALLANRVSFALDLTGPSQTVDTLCSSSLVAVQQAVTSLRAGQCSAAVVAACHVGLTPWYYRSLSQLGALSEERPRPFDDRAAGFVPGEGAVAVLLKRLADAERDGDHIWGVIRGAAVNHGGRGSGLSVPRGEAQSAVIRAALADARVKPSEVSLVEAHGTATRLGDPIEVAALNEAFAGNERPVAVGSVKANIGHLEPAAGLAGLVKVLLCLAHGEIPPLAGFATPGAHLDLSAGLLDLPTEVTPWTGARVAGISAFGMGGTNAHVVVEAHRSSRQQRPSTGEQVVPVSAHTPEALARRAEALARFLDSVPVDAGTVAFSAAVGRAHLAHRIAVLGHTPAELAEGLRAAAHSPGTVWRGSSVVNAAPEVAARFVAGKDVDWRALHPFTPDRVVLPPYPFRREEDHSALLSAHRIFGEATVPAALLLDLAFATSPALTKVQLTALGTGDGPVSLEMTGDEVAFRFGQRVIGRAESAMPGTRPAAVSLVDLRDLCPRTLAPEGLYAWFAAKAMELAPPLTPITEIRFGTQDALVRLATAGDRVAALDGALQSMAVLTLADPTADHGTYLPVSLGLVTRWADPAQATYAHLRLLPSNGVERRGTVTLLDDAGQVLVSLEDVVYRPVAAPRARRATQSEPLQHLDTVVDVVRSVLHDPSVTATTGLVSAGMDSMLATLIGVELQHRIGVELTPVDILDARDCHTLATTVADVGLANPVAVPTPAAAAEPVVAVRAEDVAVIGLSCALPGAVGPEALWELLSGGRAEVNRAPRGRWVGAEGALGGFLEEADEFDAGLFGFFPKQAEVLDPQVRWLLRGVWEAWESAGIGPLSAPRATGVFVGASYQHYKDHNIDPELDAHAGLGNHNAFLANRISHFLDLTGPSMTLDTLCSSSLVALHTAVRSLHDGECEQAVVAGVRLALSPLHYTAMRNLRALSPTGRSRAFDAGADGFVPGEGVVMVLLKPLAAALRDGDPVRGVIKGTAVNHGGRTSGLTVPSSTAQHQVITAALARAGVAPETIGLLEAHGTGTELGDPIEVEGLTKAWREHTERTQFCAIGSLKSNVGHLEPAAGLAGMVKALLAMEHGKIPPTLHVTRPNDHIRFEGSPFYVADRLHDWPVAGPRRAAVSAFGMGGVNAHVVLEAAPSRVAEPSTVDHYTVRVTAATENALRDLASRYADRFERATDAELVDLCHTANTGRSTLEYSAVVRGHTPQELVLALRSVSEVTRGPVEAPVVPGRRVADLPTYPFARDRYWHHHRAPAPTPNALRTRWIADPSTPKPVTGPVQVFTADRDLVAALRDRSTNANAVEAGPEHFWNRLRELPTDARVVWVEHGAGDPAAAARLHAVQAAAAENGVEVATIDLDPRDTAATRAEQVLTELGAESTVVYRGGVRFTAVTEPAAPGQVDLSGDGFVLVTGGLGAVGQLLLGRLVELGARRVGIVGRSAAVAPTLDADLEYVRCDVADPEALSAAVEHFSRNWGRLRGIVHASGGVNPIGAVRRRDWATAATVTAPKVQGTDAVLRVAVERDARFVVLVSSLAGSMPEAGRGVVDYALANAYQLAAADSWQAGPVVTSHAWPDWTNVGMAPDPTFAARHSLAPAEALDLFAAHLTTGGAVIFPGAAAAEPVAVKQAPVVEASPVLVEVVEQVFLDVLGSHPGDRKLADLGLDSITIAELTSAIERRVGRTIDPGALLRARTVADLAAEISPAPVPSPRPHPVVNEVTDTALGALLRGLLTTTNGNAPAGLTGELR, from the coding sequence GTGACGCGCACCGGCCGGATCGCCGAGACGTACGAGAAGTCCTTCCCCGCCCACGAGCCGTTGATCGCGCAGCACCGCTCCGGCGGCACCGGGCTGCTGCCCGCCGCCGTGCAGCTGGAGATGGCGGTGCTGGCGGTGGCCAAGCGCGCGGCGTTCACCCCGGTCGAGCTGACCGGGGTGGCGTTCCGCCGCCCGGTCGCGGTGCCCGACGGGGGCCGGGCGGACCTGCGCTTGGAGGTGGTGTCCGGGCCGACCACCGGGTTCGAACTGGTGACCGCCGAGGGCGCCGTGGTGTCGTCGGGTTCCGGACGGGTTGTCGCCGCGGGTGACCAGGTCCGCGCGTGGGCGGTGGCCTGTCCGACCAGCGTCGACCCGGCCGGGATCTACGCGGGGTGGGCGGCGGCGGGGCTTGAGTACGGCCCGCTGTTCCGCACCATGTCCGCGCTCGCGGTTGGCGATGGGACAGCTGAGGCGGTGCTGCGGACCGAGATGACCAGCGCGCCGTGGTACGCGCACCCGCTGCTGGTCGACGGCGTGTTCCAGGTGGCGAGCCGGGCGATCCAAGGCTCGAGCCCGCTGCCGGTGTTGCCGATCGGCGTTGACCGGGTGGTGCTGCACGGGCAGTTGTCCGGGGCGGTCACCGAGGTCTCCGTCCGGGTGCGCCGCATGTCGGTGGAGGGCGCGTACTCGGTCGCGGACGCTCTGGTGCTTGACGCGTCCGGGGTGGTGTTGGCCGAGTTCAGCGGCATCCGGATGCGCGCCCTGCCCGGGCGGGAGAACCCGCTGATCACCCGCATCGCGTGGGAGCCGACCGGTGCGCCGTCGCCGCGTGGTCGCGCGAGCGGGACGTGGGTGGCGGCCGACCCGGGCGTGGCCGCGGCGCTGCGTGCTGAAGGTGCGAAGGTCGTGGGCTCGCTAGAGGAGACTCCCGACAAGGTCGAGGGTGTGGTGGTGGTCCTCGGCGACGAGCTGCGGGACGCCGTGCACGGGACTGTCGCGCTGCTCAAGGCGTTGGGGTCTCGGCAGCGGCAGGGCAGGTTGTTCGTCGTCACCGAGAACGGTCAGGCGGTACTGGACTCGGATCGTCCGGTGCCCGCCAAGGCGGCCGCGTGGGGGTTGTTGCGCAGCGCGGCCATCGAGTACCCGGGTCTGCGGCCCCGGCTGATCGACGTCGACGCGGCTTCGGTGGGTTCGCTGGTTGGTGAGCTCGGCGATGGGCCGGTCGAGATCGCGTACCGGGCTGGTGTGCGGTACGCACCGCAGCGGGTCACCGCGTCGCTGACCACCGACCGCCCTGGGGTGCGTTCGGGTGGCCGGTACCTCATTCTTGGCGGGCATGGTGGGCTTGGAGTCGTTGTCGCCCAACGGTTCGCTGCCGCCGGGGCGTCGGTCATCGCTCTGGTGAGCCGCTCGGGTAGGGCGAACCCAGCTGCGATCGCGGCCATCGAGGCGCACGGTTGCCGCGTTGTGTCGTACGCCGCCGATGTGGCGGTCCCGGGGGCGCTGACCGAGATGGTGGCCGCCTTCCGCAGGGACCACGGTGACCTGCACGGAGTCGTGCACGCCGCGGGAACCCTGTCGGACGGGCTCATCCGCTCCATCACCGAGGACGACCTCGACCGCGTCCTCCGGCCCAAAGTGGACGGTGCAACGGCACTCGGGGCTGCCCTTGATGGGCTGGACTTGGACTTCGTGGCACTGTTCGCCTCGGTGTCGGGCACGTTCGGCAACCTGGGGCAGGGCGGGTACGCCGCTGCCAACGCCTACCTGGACGCCGTGGCGCACTCAGCTGGGGCGCCGTGGGTGGCTATCGACTGGGGGCTGTGGGGCGAGACCGGCATGGGCGTGGCGGTCGCCGATCAGTTGCGCGCCCGAGGGGTGCGGCCACTGGGGACCGAGGAGGCACTGCGGGCGCTGCTGGACACCCTCCGTGCCGACGTCCGCCAGGTCGTCATCGCCCACCGAGACACCTCCGACCCGTCGTTCGTCGCTGGGACTCCTGTCGAGGCGGCTGCCACTGAGGGGAACGAGGACCAGGTCCTGGCCGCCTTGAGCGAGTTCGTCGCCGACTGGCTGGGACTGCCGGAGCTGGACCCGTCGGCGGCGCTGACCGACCACGGCATGAGCTCGATCATGAGCGTGGACCTGGCCGAGGAGTTGACCCGCCGCTGGGGCAAGGCCGTTCCGGCCACCCTGTTCCTGGAGTACCCAGACCTGCGCTCCGTGGCCAAGGCCTTGGCCGAGCGACACGGCGTGACGCCGCCGGGCGCTGCTACCGAGCCCGAGCCGGCGCCCGTCGCAGCGGTCGTGGAGCGGCCGGGATCGAGGGCTGGTGGGCCGATCGTGGTGGCAGTGTCCGCGGATCTGCCCGATGCGCGCACCCTCGACACGTTCGCGGACACCCGCGGCACCACTGGCCCCCGCGCCAAGGCCCATGCACCCGGAGCGACTGCACCACACGGCATCACGCCCCCTAGCACTCCCGCCGAGCCGAAGCCGACGCCCGCTGTGGCAGCCGATCGTCACGAGTCATCCCTTGCTGGGGCGATCGCCGTGGTGGCGGTGTCGGCGGATTTGCCTGGGGCGCACACCCTGGACGAGTTCTGGGCCATGCTGCGCGCCGGTGACCATGCGTTCACCGAGGTGCCGGGGCAGCGGTGGTCGATCGACGAGCACCACCGGCCTCGGTCGCCGGGGATGGAGGGTACCTACTGCCGGATCGGCGCGTTCCTGTCCGATGTGGACCGGTTGGAGCCCGCGTTCTTCGGGATCTCGGTGCGCGAGTCGGAGGAGCTCGATCCGCAGCAGAAGCTGTTGCTGGAGCACGCCTGGTCGGTCCTCGACGAGGGTGGGATGGCTGGGCGCCGCGACATCGGTGTGTTCGTTGGGGCTACGTACACCCATTTCCGCGATGCGCGCGGGCTTGAGCAGGTCGGCCCGCACACCGCGCTCGGGTCCATGAACGCGTTGCTGGCCAACCGGGTGTCGTTCGCACTCGATCTCACCGGGCCGTCGCAGACTGTGGACACGCTGTGTTCGTCGTCGTTGGTGGCGGTGCAGCAGGCGGTGACCAGTTTGCGGGCTGGACAATGTTCGGCCGCGGTGGTCGCGGCGTGCCATGTCGGCCTAACCCCTTGGTACTACCGGAGTCTGAGCCAACTCGGCGCTCTGTCGGAGGAGCGGCCGCGGCCGTTCGACGACCGTGCGGCGGGGTTCGTGCCCGGCGAGGGCGCGGTGGCAGTGTTGCTCAAGCGGCTGGCGGACGCCGAGCGCGACGGTGACCACATTTGGGGTGTGATCCGTGGGGCCGCGGTGAACCACGGCGGCCGGGGCAGTGGGCTGTCGGTGCCGCGTGGTGAGGCGCAGAGCGCGGTGATCCGCGCTGCCCTGGCGGACGCGCGGGTGAAGCCGTCGGAGGTGTCGCTGGTCGAGGCGCATGGCACGGCGACGCGGCTGGGCGATCCCATCGAGGTGGCGGCGCTGAACGAGGCGTTCGCGGGCAACGAGCGGCCGGTCGCCGTCGGGTCGGTGAAGGCGAACATCGGGCACCTGGAGCCTGCCGCGGGGTTGGCGGGCCTGGTGAAGGTGCTGCTGTGCTTGGCACACGGGGAGATCCCGCCGCTGGCCGGATTCGCGACCCCCGGCGCACACCTGGACCTGTCGGCGGGCCTGCTCGACCTGCCCACCGAAGTCACGCCGTGGACCGGTGCCCGGGTGGCCGGGATCAGCGCCTTCGGCATGGGCGGGACGAACGCGCACGTCGTCGTCGAGGCGCACCGGTCGTCGAGGCAGCAGCGGCCGAGCACCGGCGAGCAGGTGGTCCCGGTCTCCGCGCACACCCCGGAGGCGCTGGCCAGGCGGGCCGAGGCGTTGGCCCGGTTCCTCGACTCGGTCCCGGTCGACGCGGGGACGGTGGCGTTCTCGGCGGCGGTGGGTCGGGCGCACCTCGCGCACCGGATCGCCGTGCTCGGCCACACCCCGGCTGAACTGGCGGAGGGTTTGCGAGCGGCCGCCCACTCCCCCGGCACGGTGTGGCGCGGGAGCTCGGTCGTGAACGCGGCGCCGGAGGTCGCAGCCCGGTTCGTCGCGGGCAAGGATGTCGATTGGCGGGCTCTGCACCCGTTCACGCCGGATCGTGTGGTGCTACCGCCGTACCCCTTCCGTCGCGAAGAAGACCACTCCGCGCTCCTTTCGGCGCACCGGATCTTCGGCGAAGCAACCGTCCCGGCGGCGCTCCTGCTGGACCTGGCCTTTGCCACATCCCCAGCGCTGACCAAGGTTCAGCTGACGGCGCTGGGCACCGGCGATGGTCCGGTCAGCCTGGAAATGACCGGTGACGAGGTGGCGTTCCGCTTCGGACAGCGTGTGATCGGACGAGCCGAGAGTGCCATGCCCGGCACCCGGCCCGCTGCGGTGTCGTTGGTCGATCTGCGTGACTTGTGCCCTCGAACCCTTGCTCCTGAAGGCTTGTACGCGTGGTTCGCGGCGAAGGCGATGGAGCTCGCGCCTCCGCTGACTCCCATCACCGAGATCCGGTTCGGCACCCAGGACGCACTCGTGCGGCTCGCCACGGCAGGCGACCGAGTGGCAGCTCTGGACGGCGCGCTGCAGAGCATGGCCGTGTTGACCCTGGCCGACCCGACCGCTGACCACGGCACCTACCTGCCGGTGTCCCTGGGCCTCGTGACCCGCTGGGCCGACCCGGCGCAGGCTACGTACGCCCACCTCCGCCTGCTACCGAGCAACGGTGTCGAGCGACGCGGCACGGTGACTTTGCTCGACGACGCCGGGCAGGTGCTGGTCTCACTGGAGGATGTGGTGTACCGCCCGGTCGCCGCACCTCGGGCTCGCCGGGCGACGCAGTCGGAACCGTTGCAGCACTTGGACACCGTGGTCGACGTAGTGCGTTCAGTGCTCCACGACCCATCGGTGACGGCCACCACCGGCCTGGTGTCGGCGGGCATGGACTCCATGCTGGCCACCCTGATCGGCGTCGAACTCCAGCACAGGATCGGGGTCGAGCTGACCCCGGTGGACATCCTCGATGCCCGCGACTGCCACACCCTGGCAACCACTGTCGCCGACGTGGGCCTAGCCAACCCGGTAGCGGTACCAACTCCGGCAGCAGCTGCGGAGCCTGTTGTGGCCGTGCGGGCGGAAGACGTTGCGGTGATCGGGTTGTCGTGTGCTTTGCCGGGGGCGGTGGGGCCTGAGGCGCTGTGGGAGTTGCTTTCCGGTGGTCGGGCCGAGGTCAACCGCGCGCCTCGGGGGCGGTGGGTGGGGGCTGAGGGGGCTCTCGGCGGGTTCCTGGAGGAGGCCGACGAGTTTGATGCGGGGTTGTTTGGGTTCTTCCCGAAGCAGGCGGAAGTCCTGGACCCGCAGGTGCGGTGGTTGCTGCGCGGGGTGTGGGAAGCGTGGGAGTCGGCGGGGATCGGGCCGCTGTCGGCGCCTCGGGCTACTGGGGTGTTCGTGGGGGCCAGCTACCAGCACTACAAGGACCACAACATCGACCCGGAGTTGGACGCGCACGCCGGGCTCGGCAACCACAACGCGTTCCTGGCGAACAGGATCAGCCACTTCCTGGACCTGACCGGCCCGAGCATGACCCTCGACACGCTGTGCTCGTCGTCGCTGGTGGCCCTGCACACCGCTGTGCGCAGCCTGCACGACGGCGAGTGCGAGCAGGCCGTGGTGGCGGGCGTGCGGTTGGCGCTGTCGCCGCTGCACTACACGGCGATGCGGAACCTTCGGGCGCTGTCGCCGACCGGGCGGTCGCGGGCGTTCGACGCCGGTGCTGACGGGTTCGTCCCCGGCGAGGGCGTGGTCATGGTGCTGCTCAAGCCGCTGGCAGCGGCCCTACGCGACGGCGATCCGGTGCGCGGTGTCATCAAGGGCACCGCGGTCAACCACGGCGGCCGCACCAGCGGGCTGACCGTGCCCAGCAGCACCGCCCAGCACCAGGTGATCACGGCGGCTCTGGCGCGCGCAGGGGTCGCCCCGGAAACCATCGGGTTGTTGGAGGCGCACGGCACAGGTACCGAACTGGGGGACCCGATCGAGGTCGAGGGCCTGACCAAGGCCTGGCGCGAGCACACCGAACGCACCCAGTTCTGCGCGATCGGTTCCCTGAAGTCCAACGTGGGCCACCTTGAGCCCGCCGCGGGTCTGGCAGGCATGGTGAAGGCACTGCTGGCGATGGAGCACGGCAAGATCCCACCGACCCTGCACGTGACCAGGCCCAATGACCACATCCGGTTCGAGGGCAGCCCGTTCTACGTCGCCGACCGGCTGCACGACTGGCCCGTCGCCGGACCTCGACGGGCAGCGGTGTCCGCGTTCGGCATGGGCGGCGTCAACGCCCACGTCGTGCTGGAAGCGGCGCCGAGCCGAGTCGCTGAACCATCCACAGTGGACCACTACACGGTCCGCGTCACCGCGGCCACCGAGAACGCGTTGCGAGATCTCGCTTCCCGCTACGCCGACCGGTTCGAGCGGGCGACCGACGCCGAGCTGGTTGACCTGTGCCACACCGCCAACACGGGTCGGTCCACATTGGAGTACAGCGCGGTGGTGCGCGGGCACACGCCGCAGGAGCTGGTGTTGGCGCTGCGTTCGGTGTCCGAGGTCACGCGTGGGCCGGTCGAGGCACCCGTGGTCCCCGGCAGGCGGGTCGCCGATCTGCCGACATACCCGTTCGCCCGTGACCGGTACTGGCACCACCACCGCGCCCCGGCTCCCACACCGAACGCCCTGCGGACCCGCTGGATCGCCGATCCGAGCACTCCCAAGCCGGTCACTGGCCCGGTACAGGTGTTCACAGCCGACAGGGACCTGGTCGCCGCGCTTCGGGACAGGAGCACCAACGCGAACGCTGTGGAGGCGGGACCGGAGCACTTCTGGAACCGGCTGCGCGAACTGCCCACCGACGCGCGGGTGGTCTGGGTTGAGCACGGCGCGGGTGACCCCGCGGCCGCCGCGCGTCTGCACGCGGTGCAGGCGGCAGCGGCGGAGAACGGCGTCGAGGTGGCCACCATCGACCTCGACCCGCGCGACACCGCGGCGACGAGGGCCGAGCAGGTGCTGACCGAACTCGGCGCCGAGTCGACCGTCGTCTACCGCGGTGGCGTGCGGTTCACCGCCGTGACCGAACCGGCCGCTCCCGGCCAGGTCGACCTCTCAGGTGACGGCTTCGTCCTGGTGACCGGCGGGCTGGGTGCGGTCGGCCAGCTGCTGCTCGGCCGCCTGGTCGAGCTCGGGGCTCGGCGCGTGGGCATCGTCGGGCGGTCGGCCGCGGTTGCGCCCACCCTCGACGCCGACCTCGAGTACGTGCGGTGCGACGTGGCCGATCCCGAAGCGCTCAGCGCCGCGGTCGAGCACTTCTCCCGGAACTGGGGTCGGCTGCGCGGCATCGTCCACGCATCAGGCGGCGTCAACCCGATCGGTGCGGTGCGTCGGCGCGACTGGGCCACGGCGGCCACGGTGACTGCGCCCAAGGTCCAGGGCACGGACGCGGTACTGCGGGTGGCGGTCGAGCGTGACGCACGATTCGTGGTCCTGGTGTCTTCGCTGGCGGGGTCCATGCCCGAGGCGGGTCGCGGGGTGGTCGACTACGCCCTGGCCAACGCCTACCAACTCGCCGCCGCCGATTCCTGGCAGGCAGGTCCTGTCGTCACCTCGCACGCTTGGCCCGACTGGACCAACGTCGGAATGGCACCCGACCCGACCTTCGCCGCGCGGCACTCGCTGGCCCCGGCCGAGGCGCTCGACCTGTTCGCCGCCCACCTGACCACCGGCGGCGCCGTGATCTTCCCCGGCGCAGCCGCCGCGGAACCAGTCGCGGTGAAGCAGGCCCCAGTGGTCGAAGCCAGCCCGGTTCTGGTCGAGGTGGTCGAGCAGGTCTTCCTCGACGTGCTCGGCAGTCATCCCGGTGATCGGAAGCTGGCCGACCTCGGTCTGGACTCGATCACCATCGCGGAGCTGACCTCGGCCATCGAGCGCCGGGTCGGCCGGACCATCGACCCGGGTGCGCTGCTGCGCGCCCGCACTGTCGCCGACTTGGCCGCGGAGATCAGCCCTGCCCCAGTGCCCTCCCCTCGTCCACACCCTGTCGTGAACGAGGTCACGGACACGGCCCTCGGCGCGCTGCTGCGCGGTCTCCTCACCACCACCAACGGCAACGCACCGGCGGGCCTGACGGGAGAACTGCGATGA